From Gadus macrocephalus chromosome 16, ASM3116895v1:
CAGTCAACCACACACAATCCTTTAGTTTGCTTTTGTCATTTCATCATTAACTCAAAAAAGATGACAAAAAGATTAACCTATAAAagtgaaaatacaaaatatccAAAGGGGCAGCTCCAAAACAGCCATCAGAAGGCACAAACTACAACACAGAGTCCAGATGAAACAAGATTTCAAACATGATGAGACATACAGTAGAGCATTTTTATATTCAGGTTTAGTAAACTTACAAGTAGACAAATGTAttccatttattattattataaagtcTTTAGAGATTCTGCCTCTTGTATCACTAGGGTCTAAAGCCCAATTGTTACCGGAGACAAGAGTTCATCAGGCCAGATGCCACTTGCCTGGCTCATTGTTATTCACCAAACCTCCTGGATCCACCATCTTTAAAACTTGGCATGAAGTTAATATAAGCGTGAAATGGTCTGGCCCTACAGATCGAGGGACTCTAAAACCAATTGGAAATAAATTGCactgaatatatatttattttacatttatcaatTCATTACTAATTGGCAAAACCAATTGTCAATGTTTGGTTTTCATAAAGAATATATTGTTAATGACACTGCCTCACATATCTTTTTGGTCTGTGAAAGGAATGCCTCTGTATTTTATTCGGCTAAACCATATCCAATTAACCCCAATTAGAGAACCCAGTGCGAAGGGAGCGTACTATTGACACGTGACACCAGAGTCACGTGTCAATAGTCAGGTTGTGTAGTTGTGGTACATCCCTGTATTTCCACAAGGGGGCAGTGGTTGATCAATTTGGGACTGCACCAGGACAGACTAGAGGGCCATGATGATGTCCTATTTAAAAGTCATTAGCATATTCTCCGATGTTTAATTTATCAACGTCCGCATTACAAGAGCTGACAACTTCCAGTCGGAGTTGGCGACTGGATTGATTAATGACACAAAGATAGAGGTAGAGAAAGATAAATGGtgggatagatagatatatagtgGGATGGATAGAGGTGTTTAAGTgggatatatagatagattttTGGATATATattgtgatatatatatagtggtatcgccagatagatagatagaggcaAGAATTAAAGAGGaatcgatagatagataaataaataaatatatagatattgatAGTGGTCATATCGATGGATATTGATAAATGTACTTTAAGATGCATGCCATATGCAAATGTCTCTGTTGCACAGGGTGTAATGATGTATCGAAATGCATGCAGGATCAGACCCGGACTCTGCACTGTGACCCGGTGTCCAACAGCAAAGACCAACTCagaagtaaaaaacaaaaaacacataagcCATATGGTGGAAAAGGCCTCTGCGCGTACCGCCCATGCAACCGGATGGGATGAGGTAAACGTTGACTCTCCATAACCAACATGTGAGATGTGAGAGCAGGATGATGAATAATGCATAGCATATACATTGCTGGAGGGTTTACAGCTTACCGGTAACCCCTCGCCCATATGGTGCCGACAGTGACGCGGGGATGCATGCCCTGCATTGGTGACTAAGCACTCCAaagccccccccttccccccacacacacacacacacacacaaacccttaaCTATTTCCACCAGCacttgtctccatctctctgttggCCTCTTATGCAAGACAGAGCAAGAAGACACTTTTATGTGCTCCGTTCGTCTGGTTCAGAGTGGAGACATGCAAAACAAAGGCTGAGTGAAGGCATTTGGGATCGGCTCTTCGCACAACGATGAGTGACAGCgggctggggtgtgtgtgtgtgtgtgtgtgtgtgtgtgtgtggggggggggggggggggggggtacatcaCAGCACATGGGGTTGTTTAGTAGATAAAAAATTTcgcactgctgtgtgtgtgtgtgtgtgtgtgtctgtgtgtgtttgtgtgtgtgtctgtatgtgtgtttgtgtgtgtgtgtgtgtgggggggggccatAACTGTGTCCTTGCCTTTGCTTTTGAGGTCAGCTGCATCCTGCAGGTCTAACCAACGTTTTTCTGAACAGGTGCTCATTCCTCCCTGCACCCACCTGAGCCACCCTCTGCCTCTGTCCTCTGGTCTGTGGTCAGCATGTTGTGTCCAATCTACAGAGTACACAGGCGTTCATCTGGAGCAGTGGATCACACTCATCCATCATCCATACCTCTAGTGTTTCAGTTTGGCCCACTATTGAATTCCATTGTGTGTCACTCACGGTATCCGAGTAGGGGAATGGGCAGACGAGCTAGTGTGCTAATCAATAGCAAACATATGCAATTAATCAATGTAATTACTAGCTCCTAGCTCCAAGGACTGCAAGGTCGTGGTGATATTCATTGCAATTAGCAcagttggagtgtgtgtgtgtttgtgcgcgcctGTCCATTTAATGGCGGTCGAGTTTTTTGTCTAACTTAATTTTGGTAGATAGCATAACAGCCTGGGATCAGAAGGTTAAACATAtagcctgcgtgcgtgtgtgtgtgtgtgtgtgtgtgtgtgtgcgtgcctgtgtctgtgtgtgtgtgtgtgtgtgtgtggcaggggggaggggctggcgcTTTGGTTGATTAAGTCGGAAGATACGAATGAGATTGCATGCGTGCGTCTGACGCATTATCCTGCTGATCCGACAGTCAAGGCACGAgccattacacaaacacacactacaaacGCCCTGCTTATAGGATACGATATCGCTTGTAGCCATCGcttacctacacacacgcacacatacacacacacacatagacacacacaaacacacacacacacacacacacacacacacatagacacacacaaacacacacacacacacacacacacacacacacacacacacacacacacacacacacacacacacacacacacacgtccacgtACATGTATccattcactctctcacttaATCAAAGGGGGATATTGTGGGGCCTCCGGGCGTCCCGGCCACCCACCTCGTGGTTGTCCAGAGGAGTGTCgggaggggagtgggaggggaagACGTTTGTGTTGAAGCAGCGCCGCCTGCCGCTGGGCCCCGCTGTCCCAGGCCTCCCggcctcccagccaatcagcggcTTTGTGGTGGGCTCGCATGGGGCCAAGTGGAGGTCACACCCTACGGTGGTCCTCGCCGCAGTGGTGGCACGGCTCTGTCCGACACAAAGTGTGTTGGAACCAGGCCTCTTCTTTTTTCTCTCGCAATATCAGATGTTCCAGTCGCTGTCTGACACGGAGAGAGACCTTTTTTTTTGGTCTATGCCCCAAATCTAAATGAGGCGTTGACAAATTACccctttttttaaatgcatttgGGAATTGGTTTTGGCCGAATCGTATTGCAAATCCATTCAGATATTGCACTTTGAGGAAATGTAATTCATAGTGCCACTTTGTAATATGTCATTGTGCTGACCCAGAGGTTTATAAATGAGTCGTATGTTCTGTATCCATGGCAACCAATTATTTCTTGAAGTTAGTGTAAAGTCAACTTTATTGCTTCTTGGGGCCCAGTGCGAAGGTAATTGTTTTtggacacaaacatacaaacacacacacaaacacacacacactgatgcggGGGCAGTACAATGTAACTCATGTTATATGTTGCCACCATCATGAATTACTGTTGGGTAAATACGACCCACCTGGCGCGCGGTCCTCAGATCCCGGTCTGTTTCATCACAGCTGAAACCATCTGCAAGAtgcccatgtgtgtggatgtaggtctaatattagaatatattcCAACCATTGGTGACGATGtaagtatgtatatatagatacagtatatatacagtatatcagcAACATAgatggggtgatgggggggggccgggggctcaGGTGGGGTGAAGGCTGGTTGCTGAATCaaccttttgttttggtttaggTTTGATGTTCCGGTTCCTCTCGGCAGAGCGTGGCCTACTTTTATTTCTGGGTCTACATTCCCTCTCTTCCAAGGACTTTTTACGTGTCATTATTTATAGTGTGAACATAAACCTGTTCTGTTTTATCATAGTATTTAACAAAGCCCTTATATCGATATTATTGATATAGTTACAACTAACATTATAATTCACGTGACCAATACACATTTATACAGATATAAAACGtgatatgtatgtgtatatatatctttgcctgtgtttttaaatattacttcaaataataacaatgtaataGGATGTAGGAAGATTCAATGCAAATTTGTGATTAAATGTCCTGTTCCAAGTTTGTTCATCACCTCTGTtaacatttgtttttctgtttgttacTCGTAGATAAAATAGGCCTCTTCTTTATCTTAATTTAACTACCAATAAAAAGTTAACAGGGCAGGCCATTAGGCCTTTTCATTTTACGGTTAACAaagtgtgtgtccttgtgtgtgtctgatggatAAATCTATTGGTTAATTCAAACAATTccatgggcgagagagagagagagagagagagagagagagagagagagagagagagagagatagatagagacagaATAACAAATACAACACCCATAGCAAAAAACAAGGTGTAATATTATATTACTTTATTTCCATCTTTTGTACAATGTAAttacaatacaaatatgtaggtttaaatacaaaaaatctgtaaataaagattaaaaataaactccactggtttgtttttgttaccatctctaacctatGGTTTTACAATCAAGTGTATGAGGTCATTTAGTTTCGCTTTAATGCTTTAACATAATTAACCTACATAGAATTTGGAGGGCATGAAAAAAGAGTCAGAAGAGtacaaataaaaaagaacaataTTTCtaagaaataaaatattaatttctTGTTTGATTGATTTGCCTCCTAAATAGAGCGATCTAGAGAGGGAGAATAGCGATTTGTTCGAGCCAGCCGAGGCGTAATCCCCTGGGATGGACAGTATCGAGTCCCATACATTTGAGACTGTGTGGTGTCAATGTGAATGGATCTGTTGGAGATCGTGGTCCCCCTTTTCAAAGGGGATCACTGAGCTCCTCTTACCCAATGGAAGAGAGGGAAAGGAATTAAAGTGACCAATGGGAATCCCCTTTAGAGATAACAGTGTCTTCATAACGACTCTAATTGTCGCCATATGAAACAGACAGCTGCTGTTGTCATTTGACTACTCTTGTTGAGAACCAATGAGGATATAACCCTTGTTTTCCAATTACTTCTTCTGATTTGCTGCCATAATTGACTGGGGATGCAATGTGCCATACATCGAATGAAAGGGCCATGGGGAATCGGCTAACCCATGCTAATGTAGCTATGGTCTGATTCTTAGCATTTTGTACTAGAAGCTCTGGAGACCATGGGACTGCTCTGGCAGTCCAGAAAAGCCCtgttattgttgtgtttttttgcgtTTTTTTGTGACACACCAAGCTGTTCCGAACCGAGATTCTTTCTATCTCGCAGGGTCTTACTTGTATTCTCTCGTAACACCGTGGCCTCTGAAAGGAACCCATCCTTCATGCCTCGAACAGCGAGTCTAAACACCTGACGCCCTGACGCGTCGGAGGTTTACATTAGCTATATATGGAGTTGAGCATactgtaaaaaataacattgcatGTGATTCCAGCCTTGTAATATGTGGCTCTACGATAGATGAGTGAAAAGAGCTGTTCTTCAATGCAGGGTTTTTAAAGAGGCGATGTTGGACTTggaggtttgtgtttgtgtgcgtgtgcacgtttgtgtgtgtgttgaatgtgtacgtgtatctgtgtgcgggtgtgttgcATGTGTAGGCGTAGAGGGGAGCGTTCACAAAGCTGGTCTGTTCCACTGGTCAAAGGCGGTCCACGTCCGGCGGTATGCTAGGTGATGAACATGTCTTTGTTCCGCGGCTAGCGTTCCCCCTTTGATCGCCCCGCTGCCACACATCTCTCTCCTGGCTCCGACCGCCATCCGCTCCTCTCCATCACTTTCCCAGCAAACTCTTGTATTTCCTCCTCCATCCATTCGTCCTTTTATATTCCTTACTCACGCCTTTTCCTGTAGCTTGTCTCActtccgttctctctctctctctctctctctctctctctctctctctctctctctctctctctctctctctctctctctctctctctattattcCTACATTTTtccgctctctccatctctcccgtCTCACCGCTCATCCCATTCCCCCggttatgttttggtttttgaaGCACTGCTGATAACGGCGGGGGCCACGCGGGGGCCCCCTGGCGCGGGTCACAGTGGAGGGGGCCGCGCTCTAAACCCTGTATCCAGACCCTGCAGAGGGGGGGCACTCACAGCTGGAATGTAGTGCATTGTCTTTGAGGAACCGCTTGCACAGTGTcatggggggggacggggactcACCAAAGAGAGTCACTGAGTTTGTATCTCTCCAGGCGTCTGGAGTGTTCCCACCCAATCCCAGTGGGTCTTGCGGTGGTGTTTGTATTGTGTTCTGGTTCCATGTATAGCCTGgggaacattgggggggactgACCTGTTTCTGGATGCAGTGGAATAACATGACAGCTATTGGGCCATAAAGCATGCTTCTATTTACACTCTCcacatcttgtgtgtgtgtgtggtgacacaACGCCAGGCGGTGGTATACTGGCCTGTTATCATTGGCAATCTGGTTCCATTCACGGTTCCTGTGGGAATCATGTCTaacgtcgtcgtccccccccccaaaaatcaCATCCATTGTCTGTCTACTCATTTGTTTCCCGTCCTTTAAAGTTcaactaaataaatacatggaGAGAAATGAACAATTAATAAAACAGGCTGCCCCCGTCACACTGTTTAGAAAAGTGATACTTGAGATATAACTATAACGTGTTacaattcaaaataataataataataataataataactataaaattcaataaataataaaatcctTTTGGCCATCGATCTCTTCCACTATAAGTGATTTCATCCTCTCCTGTTGGGTCAACTGCGTCCCATTGGCCGGTTCCTCTGCGCTCAGCGGCCCGCTGGGCTGTGCTTGGTTTAAATCTCCATGAATCTCTTCAGCTGACAGTCCTTCCATCTCTGCCCCTCCGCTCGCCCTGCTCCGTGGCCACGGCAGATAAAAGGCCTGTCTGCTAGCTTACAGAACGCCCTACCCCacgcaggaaggaaggaaaaaaagaaaggaagaaaatggCGAAGACAGGTAATGGACAGGAATGCACCAGGTGGCGTCCCCAATGTCCTGGGTCCATGCACGCTGCCCGCGGCCTGCAGCCTTTAGAAGGGGATGTCGGTTCAATCTGAGCGGCGTGGACCAGTGGGAGCGTGGCGGCGGTGAGCGCTGCGGACACGAGCCAACGCCGAGAGGCGGTGGACAGGTTTCAGCCGACGAGCGCCCGGCCCCCGGGGATCCAGGCGCTAAGCAACCTGCCCACTTCCTCTGCCGCTGCCTCAGCCACCCGTTGAGGGTCATGTGAGCGATCCAATGAGTTAACCCCATCCACTCCTCGGAGTGAGGCGTCAGCGAGTGGCGAGGCTATCGCGGGACGGAGGCGAGGCGAGGCTAGAACGGTGGATGGGGGATGGGGTGGTTGCATCCTGCTTCATGAGAAAGCGCCAGAACTACCGCTCGGTGGACTCTAAGGCTAATAGCGCTAAGGCTTGTGTCTCCATATCAGAGCTCGATCTCAAATGTCTTCTGCAGATCGTTGGAGAAAGGgttggccgccgccgccgccgccgccttgcCCGCCGCCGCTGGCCTGCTCTCCAGCGCCGCCCACTTGGCCTCGAAGCGGTCTGCCTCCTGGGAAACCACGCGGCCAGGTGGGGCGGTGAGCTGGCTCCCCTCCGGGGGCCAGACGCTGCCTCCGCCTCGGCCGTTCCCGCCGCCGCTGGCGTTGCCGTTCAGCAGGCCCATGCCGGTGGGGGCGGCGCCGTGCCCGGGCAGCCCGTTCACCATGGCGGGCAGCGGTTGGCCGGAGGGGAACGTGGGCGTGGAATAGCCCGCGGCGTGTACGATGGCGCCCGGCCCCCCGGTGTACGAGTGGTGATGGCCGACCGCCACTCCGAGCGAGCCCACCTTGGCCCCCCCGCCCAGCGAGCCCATGGGGCCGCCTGACGAGCCGGCGGCCGTGCAGAAGACATTGGCCACCATCTGGGACGGCGTGATGCCCACCACGGGCACGCTGGGGTAGGTCATGCCGCTTGCCAGGCCCGGCATGTAGCTCTGCATGGGCACGAAGGCCGGCTGCACGGGCTGGGCGGAGAACATTCcccccggggccggggccgggtcGAAGCCCAGCGGGAAGGGCTGCATGGAGCCCGAGAGGGGGCCCCCTGGGGGCCCGGGGAGGGAGGGCTGCATCATGGGGGCCCCGGACATGCTGGGGCCGGACATGGTGGGGATGGACATGGAGGGGAGGGACATGGGGGGGCCGGACATGGGAGGACCCGGGATCAGCGGGATGGAGGATAGGGACATGGGTGGGAGGGGCATGGGGGAGGGTCCTGAGACGGACATCAGGGGGTTGGCCATGCCGCCGTGGGACATGGAGACGGAGGACACCGGGCCGGACGACTTGGCGACCTGACTGGAGATGGACTGACTGGACATGGTGGGCGGGCCGGGGATGGTGGGGAAGATGGGGACCGAGGGCGGGGCCATAGAtgaagggggaggggtctgTTGCTGTGCGTGGACGGCCTTGGCGACCTCTTCAAGCCACCGCTCGGCCTCGGACGGCGTGCGCCTGTGTCCGCTGTGCATCTGCCTCGCCATGGAAACGGTGGGAGGAGAGTGGAGCGGAGGGTCCGCCTGCACCCAGGAAGAGGTGGCTGATGCAAACAGATAGATAGGGGGGGAAAGGGAAGATCAATTAAAAAAACGGGTATCTTTTACTTTTCAGCGTGAGCCAGGAGTCGGTCGCCATGGGGACCCGTGTGCACGGTTCAGAAACCTGTGCTTCCTGAGTCCTGAGTTTGTCCGATCTTTTTGTGcgacatattttattttactttacagaACAAAACCAAGCAGAACATAAAAGATAACAATTTAAAGTGTacaacttttcttttctttttttatttgtgacTCCCATAGCCCATAAGTTATTAATAAGTATCTTCGGCAAAAAGAACAAATGTCCGACAGGAGAAAGCTACTTCCTGGGGTGGTTTGAGGGCCGTGCCGCTCAGCTCTCGTACCTTGCACCGGTgcaggtggggggggcagggcggggGGCCCGGTGCAGGCCGGGAGCCCGTTGGAGGAGCTGACGGGAAGGGTGAAGTACTCGTCTGGGGGCTTGGTGAAGGAGGCGTTGATCTGGCTGCAGAGGGCGTTGATGCAGTCGGGCTCATCAGACAAACCCAGGTCCAACTCTAGTTCTAGTGGAAAAGattgagagaggaggaaggaggaggaggaggaggaagaggaagaggaggacgaggatgaggtagaagaggaggaggaggaggatt
This genomic window contains:
- the numbl gene encoding numb-like protein, encoding MPGEEAAAEKECGVTASFPSCARARSVSRPPPPPPPLASRAAGSGTAEREDIMKLQEKKKDMPSAVPALPPGAASPPEGTASPLEPGGPHAIPRRHAPIEQLVRQGSFRGFPALSQKNSPFKRQLSLRLNDLPSTLQRRTDFETPGELELDLGLSDEPDCINALCSQINASFTKPPDEYFTLPVSSSNGLPACTGPPALPPPPAPVQATSSWVQADPPLHSPPTVSMARQMHSGHRRTPSEAERWLEEVAKAVHAQQQTPPPSSMAPPSVPIFPTIPGPPTMSSQSISSQVAKSSGPVSSVSMSHGGMANPLMSVSGPSPMPLPPMSLSSIPLIPGPPMSGPPMSLPSMSIPTMSGPSMSGAPMMQPSLPGPPGGPLSGSMQPFPLGFDPAPAPGGMFSAQPVQPAFVPMQSYMPGLASGMTYPSVPVVGITPSQMVANVFCTAAGSSGGPMGSLGGGAKVGSLGVAVGHHHSYTGGPGAIVHAAGYSTPTFPSGQPLPAMVNGLPGHGAAPTGMGLLNGNASGGGNGRGGGSVWPPEGSQLTAPPGRVVSQEADRFEAKWAALESRPAAAGKAAAAAAANPFSNDLQKTFEIEL